The following coding sequences lie in one Cannabis sativa cultivar Pink pepper isolate KNU-18-1 chromosome 5, ASM2916894v1, whole genome shotgun sequence genomic window:
- the LOC115720062 gene encoding uncharacterized protein LOC115720062: MDRDWMSANRLTVKYREGVDFFLEFSAKNADNLDLVHCPCLKCGNMERMKIDQIREHLFKNGIDRSYKVWYHHGEKIRRSDEGPSRRDKIVNNVEYEEDHIAEMINEAEFESHVRPETFQTMLEDAEKPIYPNCSRFTKLSTLIRLYNLKAKHGWSDKSLTELLAFLGELLPEGNEVPLSFYEAKKTLCSLGLQYEKIHACPNDCILYRKRFVDVVSCPTCGESRWQKKKNSNEVKKGVPAKVLWYLQPIPRLVRFFRNANHAKNLTWHASDRVKDGMMRHPADSPAWKTIDARWPDFANEPRNIRLGLSADGINPHTSLSSKYSCWPILIVIYNLPPWHVMKRKFTMLTLMISGPSQPGNDIDVYLAPLIDDLSKLWYDGVNAYDAYRNEAFNLRAMLLWTINDFPAFGNLSGYSVKGYNACPICEEKTCSRYLTHSRKICYMGHRKFLPPEHVFRTWKKAFDGKQEFEMPPPPLSGRQLVEKLNKIQFNLGKRKSKSKKRKGGKGVTNEPQGLWKKKSIFFELEYWEHLVLRHNLNVMHIEKNVSDSLINTLFNIPGRSKDGIKSRLDLKEMRIRGNLHPEIVGKRTFLPPACYALTKEEKRYFCMSLSHVKVPEGYSSNISNLVDMDKLILSGLKSHDHHILMQHILPVSIPSVLPKKVRYAITRLCLFFKSLCCKVVDVSKLENLRLEIVEVLCYLEQFFPPSFFDIMIHLTVHLVREVKMCGPVYLRWMYTMERYMKILKGYVRNRSRPEGSIVESYIVEEAVEFCSDFLSNVATVGSCLPRIDNEISKGGRGVSVCDVS, encoded by the coding sequence ATGGATAGAGATTGGATGAGTGCGAATAGGTTAACGGTAAAATATAGGGAAGGTGTTGATTTCTTTTTGGAGTTTTCTGCAAAGAATGCGGATAATCTTGATTTGGTTCATTGCCCATGTCTCAAATGTGGTAACATGGAGCGTATGAAAATTGACCAAATAAGAGAACATTTGTTTAAGAACGGTATAGACAGGAGTTATAAGGTTTGGTATCACCACGgagaaaaaattagaagatcgGACGAGGGACCCTCTAGAAGGGATAAGATTGTTAATAATGTGGAGTATGAAGAGGATCACATCGCAGAGATGATTAACGAAGCAGAGTTTGAATCTCACGTTCGTCCTGAAACATTTCAAACTATGTTAGAAGATGCTGAAAAGCCGATTTACCCTAATTGTAGTAGGTTTACTAAATTATCGACGCTTATTAGGCTATACAATTTGAAAGCAAAACACGGGTGGAGTGATAAGAGTTTGACAGAGTTACTAGCTTTCTTAGGAGAATTATTACCCGAAGGTAATGAGGTGCCTTTGTCTTTCTATGAGGCAAAAAAGACATTGTGTTCGTTAGGCTTGCAATATGAAAAGATACATGCATGTCCTAACGATTGCATCCTATATCGAAAGAGATTTGTGGATGTTGTATCATGTCCAACGTGCGGTGAGTCCAGGtggcaaaagaaaaagaattctaATGAGGTAAAGAAGGGTGTTCCTGCAAAAGTATTGTGGTACTTACAACCCATACCTCGTTTGGTTCGGTTTTTTCGAAATGCCAACCATGCTAAAAATTTGACTTGGCATGCCAGTGATAGAGTGAAAGATGGTATGATGAGACATCCAGCTGACTCTCCCGCTTGGAAAACAATTGATGCTAGATGGCCTGATTTTGCCAATGAGCCTAGGAATATCCGTCTTGGTCTCTCTGCAGACGGTATCAATCCACATACTTCCCTTAGCAGTAAGTATAGTTGTTGGCCAATCttaattgtgatatataatttgCCGCCGTGGCATGTTATGAAGAGAAAGTTCACTATGTTGACATTGATGATATCAGGCCCTTCACAGCCTGGCAATGATATTGATGTATACTTAGCTCCTCTTATTGATGATTTAAGTAAATTGTGGTATGACGGTGTTAATGCATATGATGCCTATAGGAATGAAGCATTCAATCTTAGGGCCATGTTATTGTGgacaatcaatgattttcctGCTTTCGGGAATCTTTCTGGCTACAGTGTGAAAGGTTATAATGCATGTCCTATCTGTGAAGAGAAAACATGCTCTCGCTATTTAACACATTCGAGAAAAATTTGTTATATGGGACACCGAAAGTTTTTGCCACCCGAACATGTATTTCGGACCTGGAAAAAGGCATTTGACGGTAAGCAAGAATTTGAAATGCCTCCCCCACCTTTAAGCGGAAGACAATTGGtagaaaaattgaataaaattcaaTTCAATCTTGGAAAGCGAAAGTCAAAatcgaagaaaagaaaaggaggtAAGGGTGTCACAAATGAACCTCAGGGACTGTGGaagaaaaaatcaatattttttgaGCTTGAGTATTGGGAGCATTTGGTTTTACGTCACAATTTAAATGTGATGCATATTGAGAAAAATGTCTCAGATAGCTTAATTAATACCTTGTTTAATATTCCTGGTCGGAGTAAAGATGGAATTAAATCCCGTCTAGATTTGAAAGAGATGAGGATCAGAGGAAATTTACATCCAGAAATTGTTGGTAAACGAACTTTTTTACCACCGGCGTGTTATGCCCTGACTAAGGAAGAAAAACGATATTTCTGTATGTCATTGTCTCACGTTAAAGTACCCGAAGGGTATTCTTCAAATATCTCCAATTTGGTAGATATGGACAAATTAATTTTATCCGGACTGAAGTCTCACGATCATCATATATTGATGCAACATATTCTGCCGGTGAGTATCCCTTCTGTTTTACCTAAGAAAGTTCGCTATGCTATCACCAGGTTATGTTTATTCTTTAAATCTCTTTGTTGCAAAGTGGTAGATGTGTCAAAGTTGGAAAATCTCCGATTAGAAATTGTTGAAGTGTTGTGTTATTTAGAACAATTTTTTCCTCCATCCTTTTTTGACATAATGATCCACTTAACTGTTCATCTGGTGAGAGAGGTAAAAATGTGTGGGCCAGTGTATTTGAGATGGATGTACACAATGGAACGGTACATGAAAATCCTAAAGGGTTATGTAAGAAACAGAAGCAGGCCAGAGGGTTCAATTGTTGAATCCTACATCGTTGAAGAGGCTGTAGAATTTTGTTCAGACTTCTTATCAAATGTAGCAACTGTTGGGTCGTGTCTTCCTCGAATTGATAATGAAATTAGTAAAGGGGGTCGGGGTGTTTCTGTTTGCGACGTAAGTTGA
- the LOC115718644 gene encoding uncharacterized protein LOC115718644 — MKGKKKVSRDHLAPPTQPPIKPKGPNKQSVKRYIPPAKTQLLFGLSEIVKNWPAKKSKRYYIKPEVFGGEGQECWISADEVEDVCELHKIGNTVMSLWCSYLQEHTLNLGGLRNTYAFNNPTSVSTEAGKLKQRSENLCQRMMGMQPEQWLICPWNSDDHWLTIMIHANTQSVAYLDSTNDFIRTDIMKCIQNAVDMYRIEKNIRNKGPVKINQYTCRQQPNGVQCGYYVMKIIQSFMTVVNPASFLKNHFKLDAPYSNEEINVVRDELAEFVKPLIID; from the exons ATGAAAGGAAAGAAGAAAGTTTCAAGAGATCATTTGGCTCCACCAACTCAGCCACCGATAAAACCAAAGGGGCCTAATAAACAGTCTGTCAAACGGTACATTCCCCCTGCAAAGACACAATTATTGTTTGGACTTTCAGAGATTGTGAAGAATTGGCCTGCTAAGAAATCAAAGAGATACTATATTAAACCGGAAGTGTTCGGAGGAGAAGGCCAAGAGTGTTGGATCAGCGCTGACGAGGTGGAAGATGTGTGCGAGCTCCATAAGATTGGAAATACTGTTATGTCTCTTTGGTGCAG ttatttgCAAGAACACACACTTAATCTTGGTGGGTTGAGGAATACATATGCATTTAATAATCCTACTTCAGTATCAACTGAAGCTggtaaactcaaacaacgttcaGAGAATCTATGTCAGCGAATGATGGGTATGCAACCTGAACAATGGTTGATATGTCCGTGGAATTCAGA TGATCACTGGTTGACAATTATGATTCATGCCAATACTCAAAGTGTTGCATATCTTGACTCGACGAATGACTTTATCCGAACTGATATTATGAAATGTATCCAAAa tGCTGTGGACATGTACAGGATCGAAAAAAATATACGAAACAAGGGTCCAGTAAAAATCAACCAATACACGTGTCGACAGCAGCCGAATGGAGTACAATGTGGTTATTATGTTATGAAGATTATCCAGAGTTTCATGACGGTTGTTAATCCTGcaagttttttgaaaaatcat TTCAAGTTAGACGCTCCCTATAGTAACGAGGAGATCAATGTCGTACGGGATGAGTTGGCCGAATTTGTGAAGCCTTTGATTATAGATTAA
- the LOC133038221 gene encoding actin cytoskeleton-regulatory complex protein PAN1-like, protein MFKLGPEAKHSTLKTAGRRWKDWKAFLTRNLIFKYKDKVPAMLDRPPDAYASCYNPEDWKEFVAKRCSPEWAKKRKKMQDIRSQNTYNHHAGRGGVKKVEEKLEKELGHQLTIYDRADLWIRIHTNKNGELDGPAQEVADRIAEIRKQVEEGTILVEGSKDILTLALGTEEHGGRVRGMGSGVTQTQFFKTPRPKRKRVDDNDRMSEVEKRLEESEEHRRRQDELLNKLLQIVQSQSDVAGTSHASGSGVGGASNEPAFAAVTSVLGATPTARASAPPTVRASAPPTARASAPLAPKASAPPAPKASVPTPPLVAPPATTCAAAPPAPSPVTSDNRLRCDMYVIDPKQKDPVLVASGYVKLEKADKEGNIIIHGVKKKFDDFKRVFIEKVVEENAILPCPIEHEGFGTVGLAVNNFVAWPKNLINIHLDDLAKKLMIVSSGMGMHYW, encoded by the exons ATGTTCAAGTTAGGCCCAGAAGCTAAGCATTCTACCTTAAAAACTGCTGGACGAAGATGGAAAGACTGGAAAGCATTCCTAACAAGGAACCTAATTTTCAAATACAAAGATAAAGTTCCAGCAATGCTCGATCGTCCTCCAGATGCTTATGCTTCATGTTACAATCCCGAAGATTGGAAAGAATTTGTTGCCAAAAGATGTAGTCCTGAATGggcaaaaaagagaaagaaaatgcAAGATATCAGGAGTCAAAATACATACAATCACCATGCGGGCCGAGGTGGTGTTAAGAAAGTTGAAGAAAAGTTGGAGAAAGAGTTGGGCCACCAGCTGACTATATATGACAGGGCAGACTTGTGGATTAGAATACACACGAACAAAAACGGCGAGCTCGATGGCCCTGCTCAGGAGGTCGCTGACCGGATT GCTGAGATACGAAAGCAAGTTGAGGAGGGGACAATATTAGTAGAAGGCTCAAAAGACATACTCACTCTAGCCTTGGGAACCGAAGAGCATGGAGGACGTGTTAGAGGAATGGGGAGTGGTGTCACACAGACAcagtttttcaaaaccccacGTCCTAAAAGAAAGAGAGTCGATGACAATGATCGTATGAGTGAGGTGGAGAAGCGACTTGAAGAGTCAGAGGAACATCGTCGTAGACAAgatgaattattaaataaactccTCCAAATAGTCCAAAGCCAAAGTGATGTTGCGGGCACCTCACATGCATCTGGCTCAGGTGTTGGGGGAGCATCCAACGAACCAGCTTTTGCTGCTGTTACCTCAGTTCTAGGAGCAACACCTACTGCCAGGGCCTCTGCTCCACCAACTGTCAGGGCCTCTGCTCCACCAACTGCCAGGGCCTCTGCTCCTCTAGCTCCCAAGGCCTCTGCTCCACCAGCTCCCAAGGCCTCTGTTCCAACACCTCCACTTGTTGCTCCACCAGCCACAACTTGTGCAGCTGCTCCACCAGCACCATCTCCGGTTACTTCTGATAAT AGATTGAGGTGTGATATGTACGTGATTGATCCCAAACAAAAAGATCCGGTCTTAGTTGCATCAGGTTATGTGAAACTTGAAAAGGCAGACAAAGAAGGCAATATTATAATACATGGAGTAAAAAAGAAGTTTGATGATTTCAAACGTGTCTTTATTGAGAAGGTGGTTGAAGAAAATGCCATTCTACCATGCCCTATAGAACATGAAGGCTTCGGCACAGTTGGTTTAGCTGTAAACAATTTTGTAGCTTGGCCAAAGAACCTAATCAACATACATCTAGATGATTTAGCAAAG AAGCTAATGATAGTGTCTAGTGGGATGGGAATGCATTATTGGTGA